One genomic segment of Syngnathus acus chromosome 1, fSynAcu1.2, whole genome shotgun sequence includes these proteins:
- the mmaa gene encoding methylmalonic aciduria type A protein, mitochondrial, which produces MRLLHCPLFRHITATHCCLCHPKTVSKSLCRPWRAVSTALNQHIHDLSGPEQRLLNKLYTGLIGGQRASLAESITLVETQHPRKKELAQVLLQRVLAYRGEQESRNGGKPVAFRVGLSGPPGAGKSTFIEVVGKMLTGRGHKVSVLAVDPSSCTTGGSLMGDKTRMTELSRDMNAFIRPSPTSGTLGGVTRTTNEAVVLCEGAGYDIVLVETVGVGQSEFAVADMVDMFVLLIPPAGGDELQGIKRGIIERADLVIVTKSDGDLVVPARRIQAEYTSAMKLLRRQSKSWNPKVVRASSHSIEGISEVWAIMESYRQAMLASGELQAHRRAQQKVWMWTLIQENVLAHFKHHPAVREALPHLEETVSRGDISPGLASDLLLKAFLSSSP; this is translated from the exons ATGAGACTTCTGCACTGCCCGCTCTTCCGCCACATTACTGCTACCCACTGTTGCCTTTGTCACCCCAAGACTGTGTCCAAGTCCTTATGCAGACCATGGCGGGCTGTGAGCACAGCCTTGAACCAACACATTCATGACCTCAGCGGGCCCGAGCAGAGGTTGCTGAATAAACTCTACACGGGCCTGATCGGAGGTCAGCGAGCTTCTCTGGCCGAGTCCATCACGTTGGTGGAGACGCAACATCCGCGGAAGAAGGAGTTGGCCCAGGTGCTGCTACAGAGGGTGCTGGCCTACAGGGGGGAGCAGGAGAGCCGCAATGGTGGCAAGCCGGTTGCCTTCAGAGTAG GTCTCTCAGGTCCTCCGGGAGCCGGGAAGTCGACGTTCATCGAAGTGGTGGGCAAAATGCTGACGGGACGTGGACATAAAGTGTCAGTGCTGGCAGTTGACCCGTCGTCCTGCACAACAGGAG GTTCCCTCATGGGTGATAAGACCCGCATGACCGAGCTCTCCCGTGACATGAACGCCTTCATCCGGCCATCGCCCACGTCGGGGACACTCGGCGGTGTCACCAGGACAACCAACGAAGCCGTAGTCCTCTGCGAGGGGGCCGGTTACGACATCGTCCTCGTGGAGACTGTGG gTGTCGGCCAGTCAGAATTTGCAGTGGCGGACATGGttgacatgtttgtgttgcTAATTCCGCCAGCAGGGGGCGACGAACTGCAG GGCATCAAGAGGGGCATCATCGAAAGGGCTGACCTGGTGATCGTGACCAAGTCCGATGGAGACCTAGTGGTACCAGCCAGGAGGATCCAGGCCGAATACACCAGCGCTATGAAGCTGCTCCGGCGGCAGTCCAAGTCCTGGAACCCCAAG GTGGTCCGCGCGTCCTCGCACAGCATTGAGGGGATCTCGGAGGTCTGGGCCATAATGGAGTCGTACCGGCAGGCCATGTTGGCCAGCGGCGAGTTGCAGGCCCACCGACGGGCCCAGCAAAAGGTGTGGATGTGGACCTTGATCCAGGAGAATGTCCTGGCCCACTTCAAACATCACCCCGCTGTCCGGGAGGCCCTgcctcacctggaggagactGTCAGCCGGGGGGACATCTCGCCCGGCCTGGCCTCGGACCTGCTCCTCAAGGCCTTTCTGTCATCGTCCCCGTAG
- the smad1 gene encoding mothers against decapentaplegic homolog 1, with amino-acid sequence MRPRDWLTPGRITPPRGAPASGGDDKPAASTLAQGVYLHAFAARRCPQEAKANTAETAENLRTISPSDSLLKDLPLPLPLHPEKAGARVAPSIMNVTSLFSFTSPAVKRLLGWKQGDEEEKWAEKAVDALVKKLKKKKGAMEELERALSCPGQPSSCVTIPRSLDGRLQVSHRKGLPHVIYCRVWRWPDLQSHHELKALECCEYPFGSKQKDVCINPYHYKRVDSPVLPPVLVPRNSEFNAKHTMLPRFRNPLQQNEPHMPQNATFPESFAQANPVPFPHSPGNSSNATFPHSPSSSDPGSPFQMPETPPPAYMPPEEQMTQDCPLPMDTNLMVPPLPIEANNRGVDVQPVAYEEPKHWCSIVYYELNNRVGEAFQASSTSVLVDGFTDPSNNRNRFCLGLLSNVNRNSTIENTRRHIGKGVHLYYVGGEVYAECLSDSSIFVQSRNCNFHHGFHPTTVCKIPSGCSLKIFNNQEFAELLAQSVNHGFEAVYELTKMCTIRMSFVKGWGAEYHRQDVTSTPCWIEIHLHGPLQWLDKVLTQMGSPHNPISSVS; translated from the exons ATGAGGCCCCGCGACTGGCTGACGCCAGGCCGAATCACGCCGCCGCGAGGAGCTCCTGCGAGTGGAGGAGACGATAAGCCCGCCGCATCAACACTGGCACAAG ggGTGTATCTACATGCATTCGCCGCACGACGCTGCCCCCAAGAGGCCAAGGCGAACACAGCAGAAACAGCAG AAAATCTGAGGACTATCTCCCCCAGTGATTCTCTCCTGAAGGatctccccctccccctgcCGCTCCACCCGGAGAAGGCGGGCGCGAGGGTCGCCCCGTCCATCATGAACGTCACTTCACTCTTCTCCTTCACCAGCCCGGCCGTCAAGCGTCTGCTGGGCTGGAAGCAAGGCGACGAGGAGGAGAAGTGGGCCGAGAAGGCGGTGGACGCCCTGGTGAAGaagctgaagaagaagaagggcgccatggaggagctggagcggGCGCTCAGTTGCCCCGGTCAGCCCAGCAGCTGCGTCACCATCCCCCGCTCCCTGGACGGCCGTCTGCAGGTGTCCCACAGGAAAGGGCTACCTCACGTCATCTACTGCCGCGTGTGGCGCTGGCCCGACTTGCAGTCCCACCACGAGCTCAAGGCGCTGGAGTGCTGCGAGTATCCCTTCGGCTCCAAGCAGAAGGACGTCTGCATCAACCCGTACCACTACAAACGGGTGGACAGCCCAG TGCTGCCCCCTGTGTTGGTACCACGCAACAGCGAGTTCAACGCCAAGCACACGATGCTGCCTCGCTTCCGCAACCCACTGCAGCAGAACGAGCCACACATGCCCCAGAACGCCACCTTCCCCGAGTCCTTCGCTCAGGCCAACCCCGTGCCCTTCCCCCACTCGCCCGGAAACAGCAGCAACGCCACTTTCCCGCATTCGCCGTCCAGCTCCGACCCCGGCAGCCCCTTCCAGATGCCAG AGACGCCCCCTCCTGCCTACATGCCCCCGGAGGAGCAGATGACTCAAGACTGCCCCCTGCCGATGGACACCAACCTCATGGTGCCACCTTTGCCGATCGAGGCTAACAACCGGGGAG TGGATGTGCAGCCCGTGGCCTACGAGGAGCCCAAGCACTGGTGCTCCATCGTTTACTACGAGCTCAACAACCGCGTCGGCGAGGCCTTCCAGGCCTCGTCCACCAGCGTGCTGGTCGACGGCTTCACCGATCCCTCCAACAACCGCAACCGCTTTTGCCTGGGTCTGCTCTCCAACGTCAACCGCAACTCCACCATCGAGAACACCCGGCGGCACATCGGCAAAG GCGTCCACTTGTATTACGTCGGCGGCGAGGTCTACGCCGAGTGCCTGAGCGACAGCAGCATCTTCGTCCAGAGCCGCAACTGCAACTTCCACCACGGCTTCCATCCCACCACCGTCTGCAAGATCCCCAGCGGCTGCAGCCTGAAGATCTTCAACAACCAGGAGTTCGCCGAGCTGCTGGCCCAGTCGGTCAACCACGGCTTCGAGGCTGTCTACGAGCTCACCAAGATGTGCACCATCCGCATGAGCTTCGTCAAG GGCTGGGGTGCCGAGTACCACCGCCAGGATGTGACCAGCACCCCCTGCTGGATCGAGATCCACCTCCACGGTCCCCTGCAGTGGTTGGACAAGGTGCTAACGCAGATGGGCTCCCCCCACAACCCCATATCGTCCGTGTCCTAG